From Lasioglossum baleicum chromosome 16, iyLasBale1, whole genome shotgun sequence:
TGTACTACCCCTTTAAACGTGTCTGGACATTTTAAGACGAAGAATCGATTTTTAGTTGAATTAATAGTAATAGTATTAGTAATAGTAGTTGTAGTGGTacatagtagtagtagtagtagtaatagtagtagcggtggtagtagtagtagtagcagtagtagtagtagtagtagtagtagtagtagtagtagtagtagtagtagtagtagtagtagtagtagtagtaatagtagtagtagtagtgatagtagtagtggtagtagtaatatgtaatatgtaatatagtaatagtattaaaatttgaCTAATACTTAAAAATGTAACAGTGCACATCGATGAAGAATACCATTACAATTAATGTTTCTCGTCATATAGAAAATGATGATAACAATACCAACACGCGAACGTAATTTAAAACACAAGTTATTTTGCAACCGGTTTAGCCGATATTAGTCAAATTGTTTGTTCAATCGGTGATTCGAAAGTTCTAATagttatgataaaatagaaaaataattaccagccATATCGATTACTGTtacgatttactcctgatagCAGTTATTACACCTATGTCGCTCTTGCTACTGTTACGTTTAAACTAATAAAAATTCCACTAAAAAGTCGATTCTTTATTCCCCGTTGCTAATGGAAGAGGTAGGTATAGCCCGTAGTGTCGACGAGGATCTTCGCTTCGTTTCGTTAAAGATCTTTCTTTCTGCTTAttcgtttctctctttttttcattttctttgttttttctttttgtgtTTCATTTATATCTTAGTTCTTTTTGCCACTTTTCCTGTTTTGATTAGATTGGTACAGTCTACGTTTGATATATAATACGCATTGCAGTCTCGATTAAAGGAAACTGTTCAGAGCAAAAAAGTGGAACACTCGTGAGACCATCGATCATCATTTACTTTCTTACACGTACATCCCTAAGAAAGCGTTGGCAGCGCCTCGTTTAAAACATATAGTTATTATTTTTGTATCTTGGAACCTAACGGCTACGGTGTAGACGCGTAGTTTTAACTTCTCTATCGTTTGTGCTTCAATTCCCGAATTACCCAACAACAGTTCAAAATTTCTATTACGTCAATGAAATTGTTTACTCATCGATGTTCTAATATATGGATTGATGTATGTGCACGcgcatatttaaatattaatagattATTATAATCGAAACAAAATTATAACATACaccaatatataatatttaaaaaatcgacgGACAGAATTATAATGTATATTATTACAGGAGGTCAGAGCATATATGTGCTGTAATAGTTGTATAAACTTACGAATTAAAAATGTACTAATATGCGTTTATTAAATACAACGCATTAGCAAATACACACATTACAGGATCGCTAATAGATAAATCAATAACAACTGGTCGAAAAACTAAATATCGAAAAATGCAATATTTCGTTATATTAAAGTTGAACGTCCTCTAGGGTATATATTGCACTGCAGAAGCATGCGCGTgcagtaataaataatatcagGTCTATTAAAACATCGATGCATGGTACGCGGCAATATGCCGAACTACCAACTTAAACTTTGTAGTACATTAATAATACATGTTTGTTGATTAAACGGAATGTCAgaaatttatgtatatacatacatatataaataaatatatatatacatagattTTTCCGTACACACTTATTTATAAATACCTACATACATGATATATGTGCAtagatataaataaatgtatacattGCGATGATACtcttttattaatatatatctaTTAATATCTGTCGattaatacatatttattaataaaaacgcGACCTGCACAGGAAGAATAATACTAATTCAATAATTGAAACGTCATAAAACGAGCCTATTAAAAGTGATGCGCGCTTCACATGTATTTATGCGGGGTATCATCGGATGAAATTAGTATTACCTTAGAATACCGAAACACCAAAAGTTGTAACACAAGCAACATAACGATAATACTAAttttaagatttaaaacgacTTAGTACGTGATCATCACATTATATTATAACAGTATTTACGCGGATTAtcaattgtaattgtaaatggTACTACCTCAAACCATTGAGAAAACACAGCGCACACCGAAAGCCTTAAAATTCATAACATAGCTCCTCCTCCCCCGTAAATCCCGATTTTCGAACTTCTATtgagaaaaaggaaaagaatcAAATCGGATCCCCTATTGGtgacggaatcacacgataagtTAGGATGCACGCAGACATGTGTATGCGGCGTACACATATATGCAGCAATTTATTTAAGTTTAAGTAACTAATTCAACAGAACCGACCTGTCTGACAATGCGCAATATAATTGACGTATCGTGAAGAAGAAGGCTTGGTCGTCGCACGAGTGATATCGCCTTTCCGTGCGGCACTCTACATCGACTCACCTCCCAGAAGATCTCCGGGTAAGTACGAATTCAAAGAACTGGGTGTAGCACGTTGTTGATCGTTGTTGTCGATGCTAGCGTTGCTCCAAAGAGAATTACTACTCGGCGGAGCGCCCCACAGTTGACTGGAACTGCCGCCCCAAGTATCAGGGGGCGGGCCACTTTTGTTCGACGGTCGCAATCCCCAGCCGGCACCCGCTGTCGCTCCAGCTTGCTGCTGACCACCGTGACCCAGTTGCTGCAGCAACGCGTGTACCTCGCTGTCGGCTGGATATTCCGCGAATATGGTTGTGTTGCCTAGCACGCAATTGTTCAAAGCTCCTTGCGCCTACAACATCATACAATACAATATAATACAACACGAAAACACTATCCAGCAATACACGTGGATATCTCTGCGATAGATATCTACTGCGCActactatatacagggtgttcccttTAACGCGACGCACGATTTTTCACCCACTAGCAGCCATCTGACAAAAAGAGTTTACAACAGAGTTGCAGGGTATGAAGTGAAGATATCagagtaaaaaaattttaataatttaaaattgagaaCAGACTTTGAAATAATTACCAAGGTTTTTCTACTTATTTACCTCAAACATCAGCCGAATAAGATGGTTAAAAATGCCCTTGGACCAAATTAAAAGGCTAATAGACCATTCGATAGCGCATCAAGTAAAGCCATGTTGTATAAAATGTTAACCCTTTATTTCTCGACcgggagggtagttacagggtgaAATAGAAAAGATTAGTTTTGGCTTACTTTCTCTATTCACTCATACGCGAAAATACTGAAAAGAATCTAACACGTGACAAATACCCAGATACATATACtgtaattaattcagatttttaagtGGAACATCCTGATTatagaaaaatcaaaaacctcaaaaaaccTCGGGAAGATGCAGATTTTCCATTGAAGTTTAACAgcgatattatttatattttttcaagTATAGTGTATAGGTATAAgtattttttatgaattttttcaaatctTTTGGCGAGGTGCGCgtggtataaaaaataagaaCCGCTTGTTCCGACGTTTTTCCCGCGAAGAACTAATGTCAAGTGAAAAGCTTTACATTTCATGTGTTCTGTATGGATACAGGGCGTCCCAAAAATGTAGTATTTCCTTGAAACATTTATCAATTCACAAAAACAATTACACAGCAAAATCAACATAATATGTCAAATCTACACCGTGCACGTTACATGAAAAAATAGTAACGCTGCTTCCAATAGTCCATTTGACGCAGGCGCATTAGATCCCCGACTGTGGACTGTGGAGACGCAGCGTACTTTTTGGTCCTGGATCGCGCACTACGCTCGcttacattatttttttataccgttaatctttttttcatttctAACTACATATATAACAATCTATGGTGTGTAATAAAATCGTTTCAcaagcatgttcaaaaaaatatttaaaaaatcgctTAAGCTAAAATACACAAGAAAAGATTATTGTGAAGCGTTTGTTATTCCACCTCTTCTGTTGAATGATTCCTTTCAAAACAACAGCAACatcagatcttctatatttttgAAATATAACAGAAAAAGATTTCAGTGTTGTATTGCTAATTTTTCTCAACAAAAACCGCtttggttatacgaaaaaagtAGTAGGATATAAAAGACACAGCCTGTCTAGATCTCCAGGTTTTGTAGATCTTAGTAGTTTTGTAgattttagaagatattcgagaaaaacgattttgtgagcatttaattaattattttaatgtttaaggaCCCGCGGGCACGTTTGCCGTTATCCGATCAAGCTAAAACTTCGCATACATTTTTTTATGAcagataaatcttgaaaaaaattttcttcaaaagAGTGAATAATAGCTATCCCAGCAGTACAGagaagtaaataaaataaacacTATACCTTGACAGCTTCGTCTCTTGAGGAGTACTTGGTTAATGCAATTCCATGACTGAGGAATAATCGGAAGTCAAGAACAGGACCGTGTTGCATACAGAGAGTTTTCAATGTGGAACCATCGATTTGAGGAGTTAAATTCTTGAGTAATAGCCAGGTGGAAATCCAGCCAGCGTTTGAGCTAGATTGAAGGCCCCAAGAACTGGATGATCTGCTGACAGTGCCAAGGCCTGTCCAGCCATTGCTTGTATTTCCTGCGGCTTTGTTGCCTAGACCAGGCGGGGGGCCACGGACTTTACTGATAGGTGCTCCCCACAGTTCGGAAGTGACTGCAGTTGGCGGTGGTGCAGACTCGCCCCACGTGTTTTTAGTGctgcaaaataatatttaatcgcTTCAGACATATGTTTCATTAACTAAGTTTACGTGATAATAATACtagatatataattattatacgcATCCGAAATTGTTTTACTAAAGTACATGTTTCACTGTTCTATTGAAATGTTTGACAACGACGAAAAAAGCACTGTCTGCTAATAATAAGTCCCAATCCTACTTTGTCTGTATAGGTAGTTACATGCATGTTTAACTTGACGAGCATCTTTCGATTCAAATTACAGAAATCAAATAATGCACCTAAaaacatttaataaataattcaagtcAAAGTAACTTTATATTTCGACTTTGAAAACAGAAGTTTTAAAACGGAAGCAAGAAGTCTCGTAGGGATTTAACTGTATTGCATTTCTTGTGTACACACTACACACAAACCAAATAAGGTATCACGTAAGGGATGCGTAATTATGTTTTCATGCATAACGATTATTTTATGTGCGAATTTTCAGAAGCTTACCTGGTGAATGCACTAGGAGTGGTAGCAGGTGGATTAAACGTCCATGTAGAGTTGCTCAAACTTGGTATCGACGTGTCAAGGTTAGTAGGTTGTTGAGGAGGCGGCGGTGAAGTCTTGCTGCTTAAGTTGAATATAGCGTCCGGATCCTTGATTGTAGCTAAGGACAACGGCGAACGCACCACAGAACCGGGAGTAATGCTTGGATCATCCTCGATGCTCTTCATCTGTGTACcctaaaatgaaattaaatatagGTGGACCTGAATGAATCTCTACCTCCGCATCTATTTCTTAGCACTTCCTTCGAATGTGTTGTTGAAACTACTTGTCGTAAAATTGTTTATCGATTACTTAGATGTCATAATATAATGAGATTTGGAACTTGGAATTTGCAACGACAACACTGTTTACTCatacattaaaattagctcactagAAACATTTTCCTCTTCCCTCTAAAAGTGTTCTAGAACCAAGTGGGAATTTAAATCAAAATTTGAGATGTGGATTTCAACTTCTTCTGTCGTACTTCCATATAGGCCACGCTATAtctaaattttgaaattcaatttgaatCGGTAGGGTTCTTACACTGCTTGGcttcatgaataaataataatacataataaaaaaattaattttaagtaAAATTTATACTCAAACGATAATTTTATAACCGTTATTGAAGTGAATGCTGAAACAACGGCATtaaagtatatgtatgtatatacagggtgttccacgtaactggaacaggctgtacctctcCTAAACGGTTGGGAATAGAAGATGTTATAAGTAAAAGTTAAATgatatcagacggtgcataataTGCAACTGCacttcttttttaaatggaagccTATGTTTtcgactgcaccaatcgatgcagtttcttGTGCTCTACGTAAAAGTACTTACGAGTACAAGAAACATATCTTGTACATATCTTATTTTAAACTTTAAGTCTCACAATCCCCGGAAACCAGCTcgcataatattaatttatcgtATGAGCAAGTGAGCACGCGTCACATCGTGGATATAATTTTCACGACGTGGTGGACGCCACACCAGGAACCCCTCTGTAATCCCGCAGGGAAATCAATGTAACAGTTTCTGGTTTACTCATTTCCGGTAAGAAGAAATCGTTGCGATAGCATTTTCGATGTCATGTAacagttaaaaataatattatcccCTAAAAAATTGTCataatattttaatgatatCCTTTAGGTTTCTCACGCGTTGGGGCCAAGCCAGGGTTggcttaccgctgcgcccctcgcccagctgcgcGGCGGCGCCCGTCTGACAGACGGCGTCTGTACACTCTTCCCACTCTGACGCGTACAGCACGCGTCAGCGTTAGTGCGAAGAGTGCAAAGACGGGCTCCGCTgcgcagctgggcgaggggcgcagcggtaaggggcccgcaaaatatggcaaccctgCTCTGAACACTTCAAGCAAGCTGACTGTaagttaacaaaataataacatTTGATGCCGAAGATTGCGTAAACAACCAATGGAGAGCTAGTTTGAAACATTTGATAGAAAAAGTacggtattggtaatggatTACCTTCCACGGTTTGCCAGGTTCAAACTCAGGTACAAGGTCAGTGAAAGTAGCTGCACCAGTTGATTGCCAATCCTTTCCATCGGTAGAGTCGGTATTACCCGGATCAGGCCATCCACTTTCTCCGAGTCTGGTGGACCATGTACCATCTCCTTGACCCAACAAAGGATTCATGTTAGGACTACTGTGTGATTGTGTCAAACCAGCCAATGAAGGTGCTGGCTTACTAGTAGTTCCAGGTGCTCTCGAGAATTCGTTCGTAACTAACTCTCCATCCTTGTCCAATGAAGGTAACTTCCACTGGTTCAGTCTTGATTGTGGCTGACTCTGTAACAAAATTATTGATCATTGCAAGATGATTATTTATGGGAACTAAAACATTTGATTggtaaaacaaaaaatattttcgaacgaGGCGAGTAGCAATGCGTGCATATCATTTTCAGAATGACACTAGGTACAGGTTGCAATTCATTAGAATGACAAAATCCTATTTATCTCgatacaatttaatttcttttaatatttaatatttaatttctgtgTCACTGAAAAGTGATTTACACACTTTGGTATCCTCTTGTGAGCAACGAAATGATTATGAGATTCCATATTATTATGCCAGTATATTGATAATATTCGTTTACTGCGATTAAAATGTGAAAATGAAATGTGTGTTCCAAAAAAGTACTCACGATAGGCGGCTCCTTGTTCATTGTCAATTCTGTAAAACTGTTTTGCAAGGCTGACATGGGGTCATGAACAGAACTCTTATAATATTCTGAATTTTGAGACGGTGGAGCAGgatgctgttgttgctgttgctgttgctgctgctgttgttgctgctgttgcttcATATAAGTGGCTTGTTGCACCGCAATTTGATTTTGTAAATTGGCTATTTGTTGTTTTGTTTTTGTAATTTGTACACTGATCTGGAGGACCGATTGTCCGTTACCCTTCATATTACTCTGTACCGAATGCTGTTGATGAAGTTGCTGTAGAACTTTGATTTGTTGCAATAATTGGTTCAGAAGTATTAAAGTTTGAGGTGCAAGAGGTTGATTTAGAATTTGATGGTTTAAGTAACCTTCCTGGACGGCTAACTGAATTTGTTGCACTAACATGCGTAGCTGCTGAGTACTTGGTTGGTTTTGCGGAGTTCGTGAAGGCTGAAACAAACAAAAGACAATATAATGTGATTAGTAGATtcatgaatttttgaaaaatatccttCTAAGAGAACACATAAATGTATGACATTACTATACACTAAGATAATCATTATACCATGTACCTGATTGAAAGGTGGTTGTGGTGCATTACCACTTGGTTGTTGTTGCTGTAAAGGAACGGCAgcttgttgttgctgttgctgcagtTTCAACAAACTTGCACTGGCCACCGATCCTCCTACGCTGCCAGTTGTGTTTCCGCTCGCTACCCCAGCACCCTGCAATTTTAAGAGCCATTCATTCATAAGTTGCATAAAGATGGTATTACGATCGCATACATCGGAACACGAAAATGTggacaattaaaattattcgtCCTACCGGTGGGAAAGACATCTGCTGTGCGACATGATTAAATCTGGGATACGCTGGTGCAGTTGTAGCCTGATTACTCGGATCATAAGTAGAGTGTGCGTCGTGTCTTCTCCATTGATCTGGAGACCGAATCTGACTCAAAAGTTCGAAAGCTTCGTCTCTGTTCATCTCACGATTCCTCAAGGCTAATTCAACATCATCTTTCTGCAAACAAATACAACTTACTGAATTCCATAAACAAAAAGAACTTTTTGTTGGAACTAGTGAAATAGACCAAACAttctatatgtatgtatctatATGGAATATATAGACACGATTTTATAAACGAAAATATGTACTTAAATATACGAAATTTAAGTTTCCGAGTACTTTATACGCCGTTTATTGGAATCACGGGTAATGTTATAATACGGGTATAATTCTAATAGCTTATACGGACCTTGAATCCCAAGTCACAGAGATAACGAAACTCTCGGCTGCTCCAGATGACTTCCTTTGTAAGGATGGGTTTCGTGGGATGAGCCCAACTAGGAGAATGATCCATATCTGTGTCACCCCAACTTCCAGCAGGTCCCATTGGTTTGGGTTTGTGAGTACTAGGTCCACCCCAAGTACCAGGGTTCAACTGAGCTTCGTTCCAGGTACTCGGCGTCTTTGGGTCGTCCCATGAGCCTGTATCGTGTGGCCCTTCTGTCCAGCTACCATTTCGTCCTCCGGGTGCTCCAGGATGACCCCACATTGGTCCACTCACATCAGGTTTCATTCCAGGCTGACCAGGCATTCGGTTCTGTGGCATTCCTGGAGGACACTGTGTCCCTAAAAAAACAAGATGTATTCTTTAATATTCTTGCGACTCTATCAGTGCTATTAATTCTTCGAAGAATCTGCTCTTTTTTCATATAGGATAGTTCCTTTTTTCTCTCCAGAAAATACTCGTATACGTGTAATAAAAATTAAGGAGATACAAACCTCCTCTAGCAACATTTGGTGTTGGAACATCCTTCCAATGAGAAACTTTGCTTCCGGGAATAGTCCTCTGATTAGCTGCAGCATTACCCCATAAACTAGTGCCGTCGTCGTAGTTCGGAACATTTCGTCTTTGTGTCGGTGGAGAAGGTTCCTCCCAACCCGATGGTTTTCCTGGCATAATATCTTTTGGTGGCGGAGCAGCCCACTGATTTATACTGGAGGGATTCAACATTTTTGTTGGCGGTCCAGACGGGTGTTGATGTCCCATTTGGTGATGTGGAGGCCCCGGTGGTTGACCCCACATGGTATCCGCATTCGCACCATTCAATCTGCCGGAAATACCTCGCGGATCCCCGCGCATGTCTGTCATTCTCGGATCTCGAGCCATAGGATCCATTACGCGTATGTGTTCTCGAGGATCCAGAGACATTCTATGGTCACGGGGATCTCGTATCTCGCGAGGATCAACCGAACGTAGATCACGAGGGTCACGGTGATCGATTCTTGGATCGCCCCAATTTGAtcctataaaaaatatatatattacgtgTCTCTCtaacaagaaaatatttagaatttattttttgttattattaatatactttattttttaCGTATAGCGTGGACCGCACAGATCGTTCACGATGTAGTATAATATAGTGTAGCGATTAATATGAtactttcaaataaaatattatttcattaacttttaataaaaaaattagtaccTCAAGTTTACCAACTTTGACAACCATATGTTTGCCTCTgttgtaaaaaatataaataaatgttcgTAAAGCTAAAGTCAAGTGTAGCACGTTGTATCAAACATTGATAAGAGTATATTTTATCCAAATTTTACGGTTATCATTTTGGTTTCATAAATAAACGATGTCGTTTAAGTCGCATACTACTGATTGCTTGCTTCTATGTTTCTTGTATGTATATCCAGCCTAATATACGTGTCATTCCAAACAGAAATATGTCCCGACATTAATGTACTTCCCAATCCTTTTAAGCAATTAATAAAACGAACTGCTAACTATTCGACAAACAAAGTTTCCGAAATCGATCATCTAAGAATGCTAACGATACTTTCTTTTCTGATTGTTCATATAACGTTCTTGTCAATCCATTGATGACACCGAAATTCTTCTGATTTTTTGCTATGTTGATGTAATTTTGAATACCTacaatgaaatttaaataattagatTTCTTCTGTCGTAAATTATCGTTTCTTAGATTAGTTAGGAGAAGAAAGTTTATGTAAAAGTGATCTAATCTATTAGCTTATTCTTTGCATAGTATGTTCTCTTTGCATGTTCTcgtattactaaaaacaacggagatattttcggtgCATGTCTTAGACGCCCCACTCTGTGTATAAAACTGTTATTCATTTTTGCAACCTTGGATTacctcaaggtcatttcaaagaCGTATGCTGGACATGTTTTTCAACTGCACTTTcataaaatatcgaaataaaaatattaaaataaccttgaaaaaataaagATAACATTTTTCTCTGTCACACCGTTTGCCCTATCATGTACCGTTCAAGAGTTATATCAAACGGCACTTACCGTACTGTTACTCACTCGTGCATAAGAAAAAAGTTTTTCAGTTTTCGTTTTATCGCATTAAAATACTCGCCAGAGGTGTATCTCTAATGTAGAAAATCGTCACAACTCCAATTTTTTTtagttctttttctttttacttgCAGCCACAGCTACTTAAACTATCGAAGGGCTTTGAAGCGCTCGCCTGTAAAATTTGTATCTTTTCATTTGTGACGTTTTTCTTGTACACGAGCGATATGTATACGTTTCTTAAGAATTCGTTAAAGTTGCAATCGAACAATCGGTGTCCTTTCGTTGTAAGATGCAACTTCGCCTGAAGAACACGCGATCTATAAATATGTGTACATATAAATAGAGTCTATACCCAGATTTAGAGATATTTGGAGGAATCAAAGCACatgtaaaatgttttaaatgtGAATGAAAACGATGCAGTACttatttataaagaaaataaatggtATACCTTCAATCACTTCAAAATTGCCTATAAACTTTGAAAGAGGCATTCGAGGTGGTAAAAACGGGAGGGGATTCGGTTATGACTAGTATTACCTCCCCACATACCGGCTTGATTACCGGTGCCCGTTGTCCACTGTCCTGCGGCAGTGTTCGGTTGCGAAGATGTAGGAGCCCCAGTCCACATGTTCGATGAATCGGCAGCTTCGTCATCTTCACCCCATGTTCCGCCAATATTTGTTGCTGGCGTATGACCCCAAGGTGTTTTCGGTTGTTGTTGAGGCGGTGGCTGACCACCGTTTCGGATATTGGCCTCCCACAAATCTGTACCGGTGTTTACTGGTGGTTTCCACACAGGAACTCCATCTTTAGACGAATTAGGCTCTGGAGTTGTTGGAACGTCCCAGTTTGTGTCTTGATTAACATGTTGCTACAAAAGAAAggcaaaacattttttcaatccCTACAGAAACTATtcgatatatataatatatatatattgtatagttGCGGCAATACTTACACGACCCCAACCATCCTGGCTGAATAACGCTTCTCTCATTGTGTTCAGTTGCTCCAACTGCTGTTTTGTCGATGGATTATTGCTAGCAGGTGTATTACTAGTATTGACGGACCCCTGACCCTGATTATTTGGCTGATTATTACTGCTATTAGAGTTtgactgttgctgctgctgttgctgcactgtattattattatttggaaTAGAAGGATTTTGACCTGGTCCCCCAGGATTACTGGACATCCCTTGTGACCACTGATTATTATTCTGACCACCCTGACTTGTGCTACTTGATTGTGAGGTTGGTGGGCCAGATTGCTGATTCGATGGCTGGTTCGGGTTATTCATCTTATTCACATTACctaaaaaatttcattatgctattatagtatatgtatacatatacatatacatagtacCAAAGTAAACCAGTCAGCTATGATTGCATAAATTCATTCATGTAAAGGTTTTCTTTGGTTAACGAATGATACGAATAAAGATTAATTTGATTTGGAACACATTTTCGGCCTCTTTATCCAGCTGTACCATTCCATTCACCA
This genomic window contains:
- the Gw gene encoding trinucleotide repeat containing adaptor protein gawky isoform X5, whose amino-acid sequence is MFPHNSSSHEISTETNAFVQNSMGDVVVLGKNSPIGVGKGRESENARYCDIEFINNNTMVKPINHLKNIAANDFLTVLSGQTGKSTLISRSPTCQSVASLTTKHPTRNYLLTYDNNNNSSNINNNNNINNNDSTNNKNNNGTVKNRSIRAEHNHQDDRKTTVNATRKRKESGSPGKGEPGSSSANNSKSTSKTNKNTNDTVKNRSIRAEHNHQDDRKTTTVNATRKRKESGSPGKGEPGSSSANNSKSISKTLSDNKTSFSVLNIRVLNISIYLRLTGDKCAIGEGVPSLVRIPKSDRPSSGHFSLDSLDNYSLLGCCLHPGKYNNVKSNSSLLSNNNDNYKSVILLSSTNNHYFLRVEMDGGAIAMRLRAHWNSYMNCIETTSIEETCKEISKSPLNFVIPKKVKISDRSSNEESDLMIKEGNKVATSSSITLIVPGNELTDQPPRPLPLRNAPKRAQSSPPWLDLVASELTQRACVPLSLDCKLYVVNKLRCKVICDVSIMRKGIPSHETSYETKTKTTHLSVKPLSISSMLNGKKLAFPVFPELSGYLGPYVRDGTEFVKALSKSTIGNRCSSEMENENVLNSNSSNRKRHLIDRARNLIAAAFTGDSNDTTLQTQKNDLKRVLALLFGPVYDIGEPISDYKKRWGISAMLRLAGGGESSLNNGGSTNWGSTQASATNNNNNNQSAWGGTSGNPSGNGGNSGNWSGSNVNRSVSGNPNSNQNSGPLGGQNVPGNVNKMNNPNQPSNQQSGPPTSQSSSTSQGGQNNNQWSQGMSSNPGGPGQNPSIPNNNNTVQQQQQQQSNSNSSNNQPNNQGQGSVNTSNTPASNNPSTKQQLEQLNTMREALFSQDGWGRQHVNQDTNWDVPTTPEPNSSKDGVPVWKPPVNTGTDLWEANIRNGGQPPPQQQPKTPWGHTPATNIGGTWGEDDEAADSSNMWTGAPTSSQPNTAAGQWTTGTGNQAGMWGGSNWGDPRIDHRDPRDLRSVDPREIRDPRDHRMSLDPREHIRVMDPMARDPRMTDMRGDPRGISGRLNGANADTMWGQPPGPPHHQMGHQHPSGPPTKMLNPSSINQWAAPPPKDIMPGKPSGWEEPSPPTQRRNVPNYDDGTSLWGNAAANQRTIPGSKVSHWKDVPTPNVARGGTQCPPGMPQNRMPGQPGMKPDVSGPMWGHPGAPGGRNGSWTEGPHDTGSWDDPKTPSTWNEAQLNPGTWGGPSTHKPKPMGPAGSWGDTDMDHSPSWAHPTKPILTKEVIWSSREFRYLCDLGFKKDDVELALRNREMNRDEAFELLSQIRSPDQWRRHDAHSTYDPSNQATTAPAYPRFNHVAQQMSFPPGAGVASGNTTGSVGGSVASASLLKLQQQQQQAAVPLQQQQPSGNAPQPPFNQPSRTPQNQPSTQQLRMLVQQIQLAVQEGYLNHQILNQPLAPQTLILLNQLLQQIKVLQQLHQQHSVQSNMKGNGQSVLQISVQITKTKQQIANLQNQIAVQQATYMKQQQQQQQQQQQQQQQHPAPPSQNSEYYKSSVHDPMSALQNSFTELTMNKEPPISQPQSRLNQWKLPSLDKDGELVTNEFSRAPGTTRDGTWSTRLGESGWPDPGNTDSTDGKDWQSTGAATFTDLVPEFEPGKPWKGTQMKSIEDDPSITPGSVVRSPLSLATIKDPDAIFNLSSKTSPPPPQQPTNLDTSIPSLSNSTWTFNPPATTPSAFTSTKNTWGESAPPPTAVTSELWGAPISKVRGPPPGLGNKAAGNTSNGWTGLGTVSRSSSSWGLQSSSNAGWISTWLLLKNLTPQIDGSTLKTLCMQHGPVLDFRLFLSHGIALTKYSSRDEAVKAQGALNNCVLGNTTIFAEYPADSEVHALLQQLGHGGQQQAGATAGAGWGLRPSNKSGPPPDTWGGSSSQLWGAPPSSNSLWSNASIDNNDQQRATPSSLNSYLPGDLLGGESM